In Flammeovirga kamogawensis, the sequence TGGAACAGAAGAAAATGGAACAATGGATTTCACAGCGGTAATTCCTTATCACAATCACCCTATGTTTCCGGCAGAATATACAGAAAATGAAATAACTTTTACGGGTACATTACTAGCCTCTAACACTACAAAAGATGGGGATGTTTATTATAATAATAAGTACGACTGGGGCTACGCCGATAACGCAGGTTATGAAAATGAAGGAGAGTTAAGAGGTGCTGATTTATTTGATTTTAAGAATGCAGTTGATATTAACGGACAAGCAGTTCAGCTTAATGCAGTTGATTTTATTAAAGTCTATACCTGTACCAAAGATGTTACTGGATGGTTAGGTGAACGTTCTACGGAGATAATTAAAGCCGCAGATATTTCTCTTCTTACCAATGAGAATTAGACTATTATATAAGCTAGTAAGCATAAACTTGTGGTTGATATTAATCTCACCTCAAGTTTATGCTCAAGTATTTGATACAACTACTGTTTTAAATGAAGTTGAAATAGTAGGAGCTAGAATTCCTGAAAGAATAAGTTTTAAGTCGACAACAATTCAAAAAGAACAAATTGATCAATATTTATCTGCTTCTTTAGGTGAATTACTCACTCTAAACACGCCAATTTTTATTAAAAGTTACGGAGCCGGTGGCACTGCAACTCCATCATTTAGAGGTACAGGAGCTAGCCATACTCAGGTATATTGGAATGGTATAAATCTCAACTCACCTATGTTAGGACAGGTAGATTTATCACTATTTCCAATTGCTTTTACAGACGAAGTTGTCGTTAATTATGGTGGTTCAAGTTTATTGTATGGAACAGGTGGTTTAGGTGGTGCTATTCAATTAAATAGTGCTATAAATTGGGATAATAAACGAGCTATTATGGCTTCCCAAACTGTTAATTCCCTTCAAAATAGTATCACAAATATGAGCATTTCTGTAGGGAATAAGAGCGTACAAAGTACTACAAAATTATTCTATAAAAATGCTCAGAATGTATTCGACTTTCAGAACCCAATCCAACCAGGTACTCCCACTTGGACAAACGATCATTCTGCACAACTACAATATGGTTTTCTAGAAGAAATTGCTTTTAAAATAAACGATTATAACCAATTAAAATTTAATGTTTGGTACCAAGATAGTGAAAGAGAATTGGTTCCTTCTATGGATAAAAGAGAAGGAGATTCTTGGCAAGGAGATACATCTTTAAGGCTTTTTTCTGCTTGGAATTACAATAAAAACAAGTTTAATACAGAAGTTTCTGGAGCATACATAATTGATAATATCTGGTATAAAAAAGCACTTAATAATGATGAAAATCCTAAGCTATCAACTTCAGAAAGTAAGAGTGACCAACTGCAATTACACCAAAGAAGTAGCTACCAATTAAATAGTAAAGTATTAATAAGAGGGGGTTGGGATTACTATATTGATAAAATAAATAGTAGTAATTATGAACCTACCGGAACTACAAATACAATTGCCGTTACACAACATACTATTGATATTTACGGAGGGATTGATTACCAGCCTACAAACAATTTATCTGTTAGTTTCTTGCTTAGACAAGAATGGATTGATGGTGATACAAAACCTATTTTACCCTCTTTAGGAACAGAATTTAGTATAAACCCATACAGTAAGGCTGTTTCTTCTATAAAATTGAATGTCTCTAAAAACTTTCATGCGCCTTCTTTAAATGATCGGTATTGGTACCCTGTTGGAAACCCTGATTTATTACCAGAAGAAGGATGGACCTATGAAGCAACCTATGCTTTGCATTCAAATACCAAATCTGCATGGCAATGGTCTTATGAATTGACTGCTTTTAATTCTATAATCCACAATTGGATAGTTTGGAAACCTGCAATTAGTAATTTATGGCGGCCAGAAAACTTAAAGAAAGTTCACTCTAGAGGGGTTGAACAAGTAGCCGAAATTCAGTATCAAAAAAACGATTGGAAAGTACAACTTTTTACTTCACTCTCCTTTGTGAAATCGGAAAATATGGAAGCTGCAGATGAGTTAGATAATTCTGTCGGGAAGCAACTAATTTATACTCCTGTTGGTAGTTTTCAAGGTTACCTACAAATCAATTATAAAAAATTGTATTTTATTGTGGAACAACAAGCGTATGGAAAAAGGTATACGCAAACAGATGGAAGCGAATACCTCCCTCCATATTACTTAACAAACCTTTGTTTGGGGAAACAATTTACATTTAAAAAAAATCATTTTGATGTAAAAGCTAGAGTTGAAAATATATTCAATTATCACTATCAATCAGTAGCCAGAAAACCTATGCCCGGACGTGTTTACCAACTATCATTTACCTATAAATTATAAAGCTATGCAACGTCTTTTTTTTCTTTATTTTTTCGTGTTTCTTAGTTTTTTTCAATGTAACACCCCACAAGATGCAATGCCAATTTCTGACACTGCTCCCCCTAAGAATAATCTAATTTTAGAAGATGGATTATTTGTTTTAAATGAAGGGAATTTTGATTGGGGACATGGTACTTTATCACATAAAAAATATGATAGCGATACCGTTAATAATGAAATATATAAAGCAGTAAATGATTTTGAGATTGGGAATGTAGCTCAGTCAATGACTATAATTGGAGAAAAAGGATATATCTGTGTCAACAATTCTGGCAGGATAGATATTATAGAAGCAAAAACAAGTAAATGGTTAGGTAGAATTGAAATTCCCAAAAGTAGCCCTAGGTATCTTTTACCTATCAGTAACACAAAAGCATATGTAACAGATTTGTATGCTGATTATTTTTATGTAATTGACCTTAAAGAAGATGAAGTAATAAAAAATGTGCGTACGTCAGGTTGGACAGAAAAACTAGCTCTAGTTGATAAATTTGCATATATCACACAAACTAGAACAGTTTACGATAATAGAAAAGGTGGTCAACTCCTATTAAAAATAGATATTGCTACAGATGATATTATTGATAGTCTTGCCCTACCTTACGGACCAATTGATTTAGTAGTTGATAAAAATAATATGCTCTGGGTATTATCAAATGGTGGTTTAAGTTCTACAAACAACCCTAAACCTCAACCCGCTATTTGTCAGATTGATCCAGGTTGTTTTTGTATCAAAAAGCAATTTAACTTAGACAGTGAAAACTACTTAAGCATGCCCTCTAGATTAAGAATAAATAAAGAAAAAGACAGAATATATTATCTTCAGAAAGATGTATTTTCTTTTTCTATTGACGCAACATCCTTACCTAAATCACCTATTATCTATAAAGAAAAAAGGTTGTTCTATGGCCTAGGAATATCTCCTAGAAACAATGACATTTACGTTACAGATGCTATTGATTATGTACAAAAAGGATGGGTGTTTAAATACAATGAAATGGGTGTAAAATTGGATTCGTTTAAAGTTGGTGTAATTCCTAATGAGCTCATTTTTCAATAAAAAATTATTCTGCTTTACTTTATTTTATACACCAATATTCCATTAATATCATAATAGATAATTAAGTAATTAGGGTTTCCTTTTGGGGCAGGAACAGAGAATACATAATTGCCATTATTCTCTTTTAGCTTTAATGGTTGCATATATTTCTCATTACTATAATTATAATTAATTTTTGATGGGTCTCCCTCCGCCATTTTCATTACAAACTCAATAGGACTTTTAGGTTTTTTCAAAACGCCAGAAGTAGGTTTACTCACTTCAATACCTCTTTTTAAAACATCACTATACATTAAGGGGTTATTATTAAAAGTATCAAAGTTCCCATCCATAAGCATCCACTTTTCTTCTAGAGGATAATGATTATAGAAAAATTCTTTAGGAGGAGTCATAAAATAAATATCAGAATACATTCTATGGAAACCCTCGTTGTCTACAATTCCTGCACCCCATGTAGCATCTAAAAGATGCCAAGATCCATCTATTTTAATAGCATTCCAAGAGTGGTCGGCTTGTAGTTTTAAATCACCAATTTGATTAATATATGCTTTCCCAATCCCATCTACTACAACACATTCTACCCCTACTTTATCCATTACGTATTGATATAGTTTTGCATACCCATCACAAACACCTTTGCCCTGTTTTAAAGTTTTACAAGCTGTATCGTAAATCATCTTCTGAATTAATTCTTGTTTTTCTTTTTCAGAACTATAACTAAATCTTACAGAAGAAATCTGATTTCCATTTTTCACATCATAGGCAATATGATTACCTATCCAAAAATATGCAGCATAAGCCTTATTAATAGGCGTAGAAAAATCTTTTTCAATTTTTGCAGCTAACTTATCAGGGTCCGAAAATTTTGAGGAGTATTTATTGACAACTTCTTGTACATGGTTTTTATCTTGAGCTGTACTTTGGAACGCTGTTACGAGAAAAAGAAAGCAGATAAGGAAATACTTAATCATTATTAGAATATTGGTTACTAAAATTATCTATCAAGATACTAAAATAGTATATAAAATAGAGTGCAACTAAATTATATAGAAGTCTAAAAGAAAAAATTGCACCTGTAAAAGATATTATTTGATGTCATAACCTCGTGTTGTACATTCAAAATAATCAATAACCTAATATCTTCTTACCCCATGAAATATTCTAATTTACTTTTCCTTTTACCTTTTGCTCTTCTATGGAATAGTTGTTCAGACGATTCCGATGAATTTTTGCATGATCAAGATTATGATATAGAATTTGAAATTACTGGTGCAGATAGTTTTAAACGTTCTGGTACTTTTGTAAAAACATCAAGTCAAGAGTATATAGATGCTTATTATGAATGGAATTGGGGCGATGGTTCTAATAAAGAAAAACTAGTCACAGATACCACCTCTCATACTTTTTTAGGAACTGATTCAATATTTGAAATCACTTTAGAATTACACGATCAGTATACAGGTAAACTATTAGCGTCTACTTCTGATACTTTAGACTTTAATGAGTACATAACTGCTCCCCCATTTGATGTGGAAGCATCTACATTCACGGTAGGTACTTGGGATACAAATATTAGTTGGAGTTACCTAAATAACGATCAAGATGATGTTTATGCGACTTATATGACACTTGCTTTAGATAGTAACTATACTCAGTTAATTAATGTCTTTGAAGGTACTACAAGCACAGATGCAGAAGAAGATGCGGAAGTAGCTAGAAGTGGTTTAAGTGACTATACTTTTAAAAACTTAGAAGCTGAAACAACCTATTTTTTTAAAGTAAGACTAGAAGAATTAGATGGTCCATCTAGTAACTTAGATGGCTCTTTCACTACAAATAATGTACGACCTCCTGATGTTGTTACCTCTTACGAAACAATGGGGAATGCAATTAGTGTTTATGCTAGATCTAATAATTACATTACTACTGACACTCCGATTGACCATGAATTTATTATTACCACTACCCCTGCTCTAGAAAAAACTTCTACAGAAAATGGTATTACTAAATACTTTAAACCCATTGGTACAGATGCCACTTTTAGTATTACTGAATCTACAACTGGACGACCAACAAATACGACATCTCCTGCTGGTACAGATACTTATAATAACCAAAATATAAATGTTTTTTATAAGCAATCTACCTCTTCTGGCCAAGACCTTCCTTTGCCTGGAACAGTATACGCTCAGGTTTATGATTACCAAGGCAATAAAGTTTTATATATAGGCGAAACTAAAAACAGTGCTACATTTAATGCCGAAGGTATGCACATAACATTTGGTACAAACTTACCTGCCGTAGGTAATTTTAATTTAAATTCTGGCAATACTAAAATAATTAATAATTCTATCGGATCAGGTAGTCCTATTGGGTTAATTGGAAGTGCTGGTATTAATAGTTACAAGCTAAAAATATTTAGTGTTGATGCTGATATTATTATTGCAGCAGTTAATAATGATGCTGATTTTGCTTCAGAACAACATAAATTAGTTTTTAACGATCAAAGTGTAAGTACATCTTATTTGGCTACAATAGATGAACTGTCATTTAAATCAATTAGTAGTACTGTAACTCCATAAAAAAACATCCTCACTTATCACGTTTGAATTTGATAAGTGAGGATGTATTCTACTAAAACTTAGTATCTATTAAGAGCCAAATAAAGAAGTTCCTAAATTGTAAGTCGGTAGTTCTTCATTTGTATGTGTTTCTATTGCTTCATTCAATGCCCCTTTTAATACTCTGCGATCAGTATCACTTAAGTAATCTAATCTAAAAACAATCATTTTACTGGTTTGCAGAAAAAAAGTAAGCTTTTCGTCTTTGAAATTGATTTCATCAATTGTATCAAATTTTATTCTTCTAGTTTTATTCCCTTGTATAGAAATTTTTATCCTGTTTCTATTCCAAGAAATATAATTCCTCTCAAAGATCATGATAGCTAAAATACCTAAATTACCTGTGTGGAGGATTATGTTAATTACCCGAAATTGGTAGGTATCGAGTGGTAGAACAAAGATGGCTAATAAGCCAAAGACTGGAATCAGAATGAGTGATTTTTGAGGAAGGGAGAACCTATATTTCAGGTCTCTTCTACGCGCTGTTTTCATGGTTATTTAATGGAAATCCTG encodes:
- a CDS encoding transglutaminase domain-containing protein; protein product: MIKYFLICFLFLVTAFQSTAQDKNHVQEVVNKYSSKFSDPDKLAAKIEKDFSTPINKAYAAYFWIGNHIAYDVKNGNQISSVRFSYSSEKEKQELIQKMIYDTACKTLKQGKGVCDGYAKLYQYVMDKVGVECVVVDGIGKAYINQIGDLKLQADHSWNAIKIDGSWHLLDATWGAGIVDNEGFHRMYSDIYFMTPPKEFFYNHYPLEEKWMLMDGNFDTFNNNPLMYSDVLKRGIEVSKPTSGVLKKPKSPIEFVMKMAEGDPSKINYNYSNEKYMQPLKLKENNGNYVFSVPAPKGNPNYLIIYYDINGILVYKIK
- a CDS encoding TonB-dependent receptor; protein product: MRIRLLYKLVSINLWLILISPQVYAQVFDTTTVLNEVEIVGARIPERISFKSTTIQKEQIDQYLSASLGELLTLNTPIFIKSYGAGGTATPSFRGTGASHTQVYWNGINLNSPMLGQVDLSLFPIAFTDEVVVNYGGSSLLYGTGGLGGAIQLNSAINWDNKRAIMASQTVNSLQNSITNMSISVGNKSVQSTTKLFYKNAQNVFDFQNPIQPGTPTWTNDHSAQLQYGFLEEIAFKINDYNQLKFNVWYQDSERELVPSMDKREGDSWQGDTSLRLFSAWNYNKNKFNTEVSGAYIIDNIWYKKALNNDENPKLSTSESKSDQLQLHQRSSYQLNSKVLIRGGWDYYIDKINSSNYEPTGTTNTIAVTQHTIDIYGGIDYQPTNNLSVSFLLRQEWIDGDTKPILPSLGTEFSINPYSKAVSSIKLNVSKNFHAPSLNDRYWYPVGNPDLLPEEGWTYEATYALHSNTKSAWQWSYELTAFNSIIHNWIVWKPAISNLWRPENLKKVHSRGVEQVAEIQYQKNDWKVQLFTSLSFVKSENMEAADELDNSVGKQLIYTPVGSFQGYLQINYKKLYFIVEQQAYGKRYTQTDGSEYLPPYYLTNLCLGKQFTFKKNHFDVKARVENIFNYHYQSVARKPMPGRVYQLSFTYKL
- a CDS encoding YncE family protein, with the protein product MPISDTAPPKNNLILEDGLFVLNEGNFDWGHGTLSHKKYDSDTVNNEIYKAVNDFEIGNVAQSMTIIGEKGYICVNNSGRIDIIEAKTSKWLGRIEIPKSSPRYLLPISNTKAYVTDLYADYFYVIDLKEDEVIKNVRTSGWTEKLALVDKFAYITQTRTVYDNRKGGQLLLKIDIATDDIIDSLALPYGPIDLVVDKNNMLWVLSNGGLSSTNNPKPQPAICQIDPGCFCIKKQFNLDSENYLSMPSRLRINKEKDRIYYLQKDVFSFSIDATSLPKSPIIYKEKRLFYGLGISPRNNDIYVTDAIDYVQKGWVFKYNEMGVKLDSFKVGVIPNELIFQ